The following are from one region of the Gemmatimonadales bacterium genome:
- a CDS encoding nuclear transport factor 2 family protein, which translates to MRPAEVAAAFVACINAHDLAGLSDLMTDDHVFVDALDNRGAGRDAARAGWKQYLALVPDYWIKVDTALEEHGTVALFGRAGGTYAGSIPKDESGRWEVPAAWLAGVRDDRIAIWRVYADNLPMRRLMGQKGVVRE; encoded by the coding sequence ATGCGACCTGCGGAAGTCGCGGCGGCGTTCGTGGCGTGCATCAACGCCCACGATCTCGCCGGCCTGAGCGATCTGATGACCGACGATCACGTGTTCGTGGACGCGCTCGACAATCGGGGAGCCGGGCGTGATGCGGCGCGAGCCGGCTGGAAGCAGTACCTCGCCTTGGTCCCCGACTACTGGATCAAGGTCGATACCGCCCTCGAAGAACATGGAACCGTCGCCCTGTTCGGCAGGGCCGGCGGGACCTATGCCGGCAGCATCCCGAAGGATGAGTCCGGCCGATGGGAGGTGCCGGCTGCCTGGCTCGCAGGAGTCCGGGACGACCGGATTGCGATCTGGCGGGTGTACGCGGACAACTTGCCCATGCGCCGGCTGATGGGGCAGAAGGGCGTCGTGCGGGAGTGA
- a CDS encoding DUF308 domain-containing protein has product MSVPVLDDLKQVAVVASGFALFVPPVTLAAIMAIIAAYAIVSGLALIVGAFRLRSLAQA; this is encoded by the coding sequence ATGTCAGTCCCCGTCCTCGACGATCTCAAGCAAGTCGCGGTCGTCGCGTCGGGCTTCGCGCTGTTCGTTCCGCCGGTCACGCTTGCGGCGATCATGGCCATCATCGCCGCGTACGCGATCGTGTCGGGCCTCGCGCTGATCGTGGGAGCGTTCAGGCTCCGCTCGCTCGCGCAGGCCTGA
- a CDS encoding DUF1003 domain-containing protein, whose protein sequence is MDRTGAEKQRVCQVCGSDRAADLHRGILAGPAVAEAIHRATGKWSDDGWICTDDLNKYRHRYIESLLEAERGELTALDREVLASIRRQELLAKNPEAELQSTLTMGQRVADRVAGFGGSWTFLGMFALVLLLWIGVNSVLLIRHPFDPYPYILLNLVLSVLAAIQAPVIMMSQGRQEARDRLHARHDYQLNLKAELEIRSLHQKVDHLLSHQFERLVEIQEMQMELLTRSAAPGEPSEDA, encoded by the coding sequence ATGGACAGGACGGGCGCCGAGAAACAGCGGGTCTGTCAGGTCTGCGGCAGCGATCGGGCTGCCGATCTGCACCGCGGCATACTGGCGGGCCCGGCCGTGGCGGAAGCCATCCACCGGGCGACCGGGAAATGGTCGGACGACGGCTGGATCTGCACGGACGATCTCAACAAGTATCGGCACCGGTACATCGAGTCGCTCCTCGAGGCGGAGCGTGGAGAGTTGACGGCTCTGGACCGGGAGGTGCTGGCGAGCATCAGGCGGCAGGAGCTTCTGGCAAAGAACCCCGAGGCGGAGTTGCAGAGCACCCTGACCATGGGGCAGCGAGTCGCGGACCGCGTGGCGGGGTTTGGCGGCAGCTGGACGTTTCTGGGCATGTTTGCGTTGGTCCTGCTGCTGTGGATCGGCGTCAATTCCGTCCTCTTGATTCGTCACCCGTTCGATCCCTACCCGTACATCCTGTTGAACCTCGTGCTGTCGGTGCTGGCGGCGATCCAGGCTCCCGTGATCATGATGAGCCAGGGTCGGCAGGAGGCACGGGACCGCCTGCATGCGAGGCACGACTACCAGCTGAACCTCAAGGCCGAACTCGAGATCCGCAGTCTTCACCAGAAGGTCGATCATCTGCTGTCTCACCAGTTCGAGCGATTGGTGGAGATCCAGGAAATGCAGATGGAGTTGTTGACGCGAAGTGCGGCGCCGGGCGAACCCAGCGAGGACGCCTGA
- a CDS encoding universal stress protein, whose product MKRAKRILVGLKTLDSTDGLVDLACRVGARGASLCLVHVIELPEITPLDADVPELDRAAARIVAKGKRAARRGKMKASAVVLRARDTASALLDEMKQRKIDLAVLGYHHRRTLGELVLGTTARHLAQKAPCHVVLSIPPRQ is encoded by the coding sequence ATGAAGAGAGCCAAGCGCATTCTGGTGGGACTGAAGACGCTCGATTCCACGGACGGGCTCGTGGATCTGGCCTGCCGCGTGGGCGCCAGGGGAGCCTCTCTGTGCCTTGTCCACGTTATCGAGCTGCCCGAGATCACGCCCCTCGACGCGGACGTGCCCGAGCTGGACCGTGCGGCCGCGAGAATTGTCGCCAAGGGCAAACGCGCCGCGCGTCGCGGCAAGATGAAGGCCAGCGCCGTCGTGCTCAGGGCTCGCGATACCGCCTCGGCTCTGCTCGACGAGATGAAGCAGAGGAAGATCGACCTGGCGGTGCTCGGCTATCACCATCGGCGCACGCTGGGTGAGCTCGTCCTCGGAACGACGGCGCGACACCTCGCACAGAAGGCGCCGTGCCACGTCGTACTCAGTATTCCGCCGCGACAATGA
- a CDS encoding universal stress protein, with translation MLRIERILCPVDFSDASAGAYGSAQSLARRYQARLIVQHVVEFNPPHFDYYAPATYLVELYQSIRDDDRKKLLDFVSSHPSDGVQPECLVSDGGVITDAILSVAREQKVDLIVMGTHGARGADRDALGSVADKVLRKARCPVLVSHKRERDAAGPQGVQESIELRRVVFCTDFSDPAQRALGYALSVAAEYDAEITLLHVLEDVPSSAETETALATATRRLEGLIPPEAGTAARIKTAVRVGRAYEQIIQQASATQADLVIMAVRGRNLLDLALFGSTTYRVIQLGSCSVLAVHG, from the coding sequence ATGCTGCGGATTGAGCGAATCCTCTGTCCTGTCGATTTCTCCGACGCATCGGCGGGCGCGTATGGCTCCGCCCAGTCGCTGGCTCGGCGGTACCAGGCAAGGTTGATCGTGCAGCACGTAGTCGAATTCAACCCTCCGCACTTCGACTACTATGCTCCCGCGACGTACCTGGTCGAGCTCTACCAGAGCATCCGCGATGATGATCGAAAGAAGTTGCTGGACTTCGTGAGCTCGCATCCGAGCGACGGCGTTCAGCCTGAATGTCTCGTGTCCGACGGCGGGGTCATCACGGACGCGATTCTCTCCGTGGCAAGAGAGCAGAAGGTGGACCTCATCGTCATGGGGACGCACGGCGCCAGGGGTGCTGACCGTGACGCACTGGGGTCGGTGGCGGACAAGGTGTTGCGGAAAGCACGGTGCCCGGTCCTGGTGAGCCATAAGCGCGAGCGGGATGCCGCAGGGCCGCAGGGCGTACAGGAATCGATTGAGTTGCGACGGGTCGTCTTCTGCACGGACTTTTCCGACCCAGCGCAACGGGCCTTGGGGTATGCCCTCTCGGTAGCGGCCGAGTACGACGCTGAGATCACCCTGCTCCACGTTCTGGAGGACGTGCCAAGCTCAGCCGAGACGGAGACTGCACTCGCGACGGCGACCCGGCGACTCGAAGGACTGATTCCGCCGGAGGCGGGCACAGCCGCCAGGATCAAGACCGCCGTGCGCGTCGGCAGAGCCTACGAGCAGATCATCCAACAGGCCTCAGCGACTCAGGCCGACCTCGTCATCATGGCCGTGCGGGGGCGCAACCTCCTGGATCTGGCGCTGTTCGGTTCGACCACGTATCGCGTGATCCAGCTGGGATCGTGCTCGGTGCTCGCCGTGCACGGTTGA